In Tachysurus vachellii isolate PV-2020 chromosome 12, HZAU_Pvac_v1, whole genome shotgun sequence, the following are encoded in one genomic region:
- the LOC132854850 gene encoding trace amine-associated receptor 1-like, translating into MDNLIDLQIPEEPSLCFSSLNTSCLKIDYRLEVRVLLYILFSTSSLITVIGNLLVIITVVHFRQLRTSTNYLILSLAVADLLVGGIVMPPSMIRSVETCWYLGSTFCKIHSSLDVTVCTASILNLCIISLDRYYAVCHPLLYYSKMTPTTIRFMIVVCWSISAVLGFGMIFLELNILGNEEFYYSNFVCEGACMVFQAKAAAIVFPLLCFYIPAVIMLCVYVKIFHTAQRQARAIRSTNAQMKTVKEKATVSKSERKATKTLAIIVGVFLTSWVPFFICNCIDPFIGYSVPPILFDLFLWVGYFNSTCNPIVYAFFYSWFRQAFRVILFGGIFRANSSHTRLF; encoded by the coding sequence ATGGACAATCTCATTGATCTGCAGATTCCAGAGGAGCCTTCACTTTGTTTCAGTTCCCTCAATACCTCGTGTTTGAAGATTGATTATCGTCTGGAAGTTCGGGTTTTGCTCTACATCCTCTTTAGCACGTCTTCTCTTATCACTGTGATTGGAAACCTGCTTGTGATTATAACTGTGGTACATTTCAGGCAGCTGCGCACATCAACTAATtacctcattctctctctggcTGTTGCTGACCTGCTTGTAGGAGGAATAGTGATGCCTCCTAGCATGATACGCTCGGTGGAAACTTGCTGGTATTTAGGAAGCACCTTTTGTAAAATACACAGCAGTTTGGACGTCACCGTGTGCACTGCGTCCATTTTAAACCTGTGTATTATTTCTTTAGATAGATATTATGCTGTATGTCATCCGCTTCTCTACTACAGTAAAATGACTCCTACTACCATTAGATTCATGATTGTTGTGTGTTGGAGCATTTCTGCTGTACTTGGGTTTGGAATGATATTTCTGGAGCTCAATATTCTTGGAAATGAAGAGTTTTATTACAGTAACTTTGTGTGTGAAGGTGCATGTATGGTGTTTCAAGCCAAAGCAGCAGCCATAGTGTTTCCTTTGCTCTGCTTTTACATCCCTGCAGTAATCATGCTTTGTGTGTACGTGAAAATCTTCCACACAGCACAAAGACAAGCTCGTGCAATTCgttccacaaatgcacagatgAAGACAGTCAAAGAAAAAGCCACAGTGAGCAAGTCGGAAAGGAAGGCCACGAAAACGTTAGCTATAATTGTGGGAGTTTTTCTGACATCCTGGGTGCCGTTTTTTATCTGTAACTGCATAGATCCATTTATAGGATATTCAGTTCCTCCGATtctgtttgatttatttctttgggTTGGATATTTTAATTCTACATGTAATCCGATAGTGTATGCATTTTTCTACAGCTGGTTCAGACAAGCTTTTAGAGTCATTCTATTTGGGGGAATATTTCGAGCCAATTCCTCACACACCAGActtttttaa
- the LOC132855122 gene encoding trace amine-associated receptor 8b-like, protein MNTSLSGMRESTALCYDSLNNSCLRTIYPLALRLSLYFLFTTIFILTVSGNLLVVLVIYISQNLLPTATNHLILSLSLAGFLIGGFVMPHSMMRSVESC, encoded by the exons ATGAACACGAGTCTGTCTGGAATGCGTGAGTCCACTGCTCTGTGTTATGATTCTCTGAACAACTCGTGTCTTCGGACCATATACCCTCTCGCCCTGCGCCTTTCGCTCTACTTCCTCTTCACCACCATCTTCATCCTCACTGTGAGCGGAAACCTGTTAGTCGTCCTTGTCATCTACATCTCTCAGAATCTCCTTCCAACTGCCACCAATCATCTTatcctgtctctgtctttggCTGGGTTTCTGATCGGAGGGTTCGTGATGCCACACAGCATGATGCGTTCCGTCGAATCCTGCTG A
- the taar1b gene encoding trace amine-associated receptor 1b codes for MTTMDDLNISDFNQNALVCYESINGSCWRISRPLNVQISMFLGMTITILMTVMGNILVIISIAHFKQLHTPTNHLILSLAMCDFLLGIFVMPLSSMRSVYGCWYLSDFMCKVHTGMDIMLSTASIFHLTCVSAERFCAVCSPLTYRSRFRSATVLFLVSASWFISASFAYALVFGELNLKGNEDFYESHVRCVGGCHVFFSHGSAVVTSMVSFFIPGLIMFAIYSRIYIVARSQARSINILASQLRMHSPKPGAFRSRTRKSTMTLAIVVGVFLLCWTPFFLCNIIDPFVNYTISPLLIDALVWFGYLNSALNPFIYAFLYPWFRKALRIIISGEVFHRNSCRFQLYS; via the exons AT GACCACGATGGACGATCTAAACATCAGCGACTTCAACCAGAATGCGCTTGTTTGCTATGAGTCCATTAACGGATCTTGCTGGAGGATTTCACGACCTTTGAACGTCCAGATCTCCATGTTCCTCGGGATGACAATCACCATCCTGATGACTGTGATGGGAAATATTTTGGTTATAATTTCTATAGCACACTTCAAGCAGCTCCACACACCAACCAACCATTTAATCCTGTCTCTGGCCATGTGTGACTTCTTGTTGGGTATTTTTGTGATGCCGTTAAGCTCCATGCGCTCTGTGTACGGATGTTGGTATCTCTCGGACTTTATGTGTAAGGTGCACACAGGAATGGACATCATGTTGAGCACAGCGTCTATTTTTCATCTCACTTGTGTGTCAGCAGAGCGTTTTTGTGCTGTTTGCAGCCCTTTGACATATCGTTCACGCTTTCGTTCTGCCACCGTGCTGTTTCTGGTCTCAGCTAGCTGGTTTATTTCTGCATCGTTTGCCTATGCCTTAGTGTTCGGAGAACTCAACCTCAAAGGCAATGAAGATTTCTACGAGTCTCATGTGCGCTGTGTGGGAGGTTGTCATGTCTTTTTTAGCCATGGCTCAGCCGTGGTCACTTCTATGGTCTCATTTTTCATCCCTGGCTTAATTATGTTCGCCATCTATTCCAGGATTTACATCGTTGCCAGAAGCCAAGCGAGATCCATCAACATTTTGGCCAGTCAGCTCAGGATGCACAGCCCCAAACCTGGAGCATTCAGGTCCCGAACAAGGAAAAGCACAATGACTCTTGCCATTGTGGTTGGAGTTTTCCTCCTCTGCTGGACTCCATTTTTCCTCTGCAACATCATTGACCCTTTTGTTAATTACACAATATCACCATTGCTAATTGATGCCTTGGTCTGGTTTGGATATTTGAACTCTGCACTGAATCCCTTCATTTATGCGTTTTTGTACCCTTGGTTTAGAAAGGCTTTGAGGATCATTATCAGCGGAGAGGTTTTTCACAGGAACAGCTGCAGATTTCAACTGTACTCATGA